Part of the Halopseudomonas maritima genome, CGGTTCCAAGCCTGAGCTGATGGCGGTGCTGGCGCTGGCGCCCAAGGGGGGCACCATTGTCTGCAATGGCTACAAGGACCGCGAGTTCATTCATCTGGCGCTGATTGGCCAGAAGCTTGGCCACAATGTGTTCATTGTGATCGAGAAGGAGTCAGAGGTCCGGCTGGTGATCGAGGAGGCGGAAAAGCTCGGTGTGACGCCGCAGGTGGGGTTGCGGGTAAGGCTGTCTTCGCTGGCTTCCAGCAAGTGGGCCGATACCGGCGGCGAGAAGTCCAAGTTCGGCCTGTCTGCCGCCCAGCTGCTGCGCGTGGTTGATACCTTCCGAGCGGCCAACCTGCAGGATGGGGTGCGCCTGCTGCATTTTCACATGGGCTCGCAGATCGCCAATCTGGCGGATTATCAGCACGGTTTCCGCGAGGCCATTCGTTACTTTGGCGAGCTGCGCGCGCTAGGGCTGCCGGTCGACCATATCGATGTGGGCGGCGGCCTGGGCGTGGACTACGACGGCACCCACTCACGCAATGCCAGCTCCATTAACTACGACGTCAATGAGTACGCGCAGACCGTGGTGGGCATGTTGCGTGACTTCTGCGATGAGCAGGGGCTGCCGCATCCGCACATCTTCTCCGAAAGTGGGCGGGCGATGACCGCGCATCACGCAGTGCTGGTTGTGCAGGTGACAGATGTTGAGCGGTACAACGACGTGATGCCCGAGATTGCAGACCGGGAGGAGCTGCCGGTGGTGGTGCGCAATCTGGTGCGCCTGCAGGATCAGCACGATATTGAAATGGTCACCGAGACCTATTGGCGCGCGACGCACTACATGGCCGATGTGGCGGCGCAGTATGCCGAGGGCAAGCTCAGCCTGTCCGAGAAGGCGCTGGCCGAGCAGTGCTACTACGCTCTGTGCAATCGTTTGCACGCCCAGCTAAAGGCCCGCCAGCGCTCCCATCGGCAGGTGCTTGATGAGCTGAACGACAAGATGGCGGACAAGTACATCTGCAACTTCTCGGTGTTCCAGAGTCTGCCCGATACCTGGGCGATCGATCAGGTGTTGCCGATCGTGCCGCTTGACCGGCTTGAAGAAGAGCCGCTGCGTCGTGCTGTGTTGCAGGACCTGACCTGCGACTCCGATGGCAAGATTCGCCATTACGTTGATGAGCAGAGCATTGAGAACACGCTGCCGGTGCATGACCTGCGTGAGGGAGAGGACTATCTGCTGGGGATTTTCCTGGTGGGCGCCTATCAGGAGATTCTGGGTGACATGCATAACCTGTTCGGCGATACCGACTCGGTGAATGTCTACCTGCGCCCGGATGGCAAGGTGGTGCACGGTGGCATCGAAACCCACGACACCATCGAAGACATGCTGCGCTACGTGCACTTTGCCCCGGATGAGCTGGTGACCCTGTACCGCGACAAGGTCTCCGGTGCGCGCCTCAGCCCGGCCGAGCGCACGCGCTTTGTCGATGCGCTGCGGCTCGGTCTGACGCGCTCTTCCTACCTCAACGCCGAGTAAGTCGGCGTTAAGGAAGCACTGATTAATTCCGCATGCCCTCTGCGAGCGCTCAAGCATGCATCTGCTGCGTTGCGCTGCTTGCCAATAGAACCACTATTGGCTGTACATCGCGCCTTGCATCTGCACACTTGAGCACTCGCAGAGGGCGTGTGGAATTGGTCAGTGCTTCCTTAGGCCGCTTGTTTCTGCAGGCTGATCCAGGTCGCCTCAGCCCAGCCTAGTGCCACACCGTCAGCTGTATAAATGGCGGTGCCGGCACGGTGCTTGCGGCCGTCATGGGCGATGCCCCAGCCCACTACCACCAGTGCTTCACCTACCTTGATTGGGCGCTCGATGTGCGCAGCAAAGCGGCCCAGTAGTGCCACGCCGGCCTGATCTTTCACGGCAAAGTAGCCGGGGCAGTCCAGCGCCGCCCAGACAAACTCCGGAGCAACGCTACCATCGCCGGCATCCAGTGTGCTGTCCGGTGTCCAGGGGCAGGCCACGGTGCTGTCACGACCGGTTACCGGGCCGGTGTGCAGCAGCAGGCCATCGTGCTCGCAACGCTCAGTACCGCAGACAAAGCAGCCGGGCAGTCCGTGCTGTTCATAGCCGCTGAAACCGGGCCGGGCGGCCTCTGCCTCGGCGAGGCTGACGGCGGGCGGCGGGGTCAGCTCTAGCTGGTAGGCGCGGGCGCTGCCCAGCAGGGTGTCGCCCTGCAGCAGCCGGGCGCCATCGGCGTCGCGGACGATCTCAAGGTCGGTATCCAGTGGCGGCGGGGCGTGCAGGGTGACCTGGCAAGGTTCGCCCATGGCATTGGCCAGCAGGCCGCAGACGTAGCCGCCGTTGCCGCTGTTCGGTGGGCCGCAGAAGCGCTTGCGGATGACGGTTGGGGTGGTGCTGTGCATATATCTCTTCCTTAATGGCTCCAGCCGCCACAGACCGGGAACACCTGACCAACAAAGCAGTTGGCGGCGTCCGAACAGAGGTAGGCGGCGAAGTGGCTGTCTTCGTCTGCCGAGACCAGGCGACCAAGCGGCACTTCGCGTTGCAGCCGAGCCTGAAATGCCGGGTTGGCCTGAATCTCGGCCGGGAAATAGGTAGGGTTGTCGACAAAGTTCTGGGCGATGGCGTTGACCTGTACGCCTTTGGCGGCCACCTCGGCGCCCACGGCCTGCACCCAGGCCAGCTGCGCGCCGCGGGCGGCGCTGTAGCTGGAGGCGCGTTTCATGCCGCGCAGAGCAGAGGCGCTGCCCATCAGCACTATTTTCCCGTGGCCCCGTTCGGTCATCGTAGGCAGCAGGGCGCGGGCAAAGCGGGGCAGCGGGTCGACCATGTGGCGGAACAGCAAGCCCCATTCCTCATCCTCAACCTGATCGGCCGGCGTACTGGGGGCCGGCACGCCCAGGTTCAGCAGTAGTACGTCGATATCGCCGCACTCTTTGATCAGGCTCGCGGGCGCCTTGGGGTCGAGAAAGTCACGCTGGTCGGCGATCACCTGCGCGCCGCAGGCCTGCAGTGTCTGGCGCAGGGCGGGGCCCATGAAATCGCCGGCCTGGGTCAGGAGAATCCGTTTGTTGCTCAGGTCGCACAGGCTCATGGTTATCCTCCGGGTCAGTTGGCCGGAAAGTGGCGTTCCAGAAATGGCAGTAGGTGGCTGTTGACCTCATCCGGCTTCTCGGCCTGAATCCAGTGGCCGCAGTCGCCGATCACGTGCTGCTCAACCTTGGGCACCACGCCCGGCATCTTCTTGATGGTGTAGGCCTCCAGGGTGCCGACCGGGTCGCGGTCGCCGATCAGAAACAGCGCGGGCTGCTCGATCTGCCGGCCAGCCAGGGCTTCGGTGCGCTCCCAGTTTCGTTCAAAGTTGCGGTACCAGTTGACCGGGCCGCGAAAGCCGCTTTGCTCGAAGGTTTTGACGTACACCTCAAACGCTTCATCCGAGCACCAGGCCGGGGGAGAGCCCGGGTCTTGATAGTCGCTTAGCCAGTCGGCATCGGCCGGCTTGTCCTGCACCAGCGAGCCGCTGTCCTGGCTGCTCAGGCCGTGCATCATCAGGCGCATGGTGCGTGGGATATCGGCCGCCAGTTCGGCTTCGGCCAGGCCGGGTGTCTGGAAATAGAGGATGTAATGAAATTTTCCTTTGTAGGCGTCGCGCATCATGTTGATGGCCGGTTGGCGCGGACGCCCGCCAAAGGGCACCGACATACCGCAGACGACCTTTACCCGGGCCGGCTCCAGCAGCGCCAGGTGCCAGGCAACCGGTGCGCCCCAATCATGGCCGATCATCGCTACCTGCTCGTGACCGTAGTGATTCATCGCGCTCTGGATGTCTGCGCAGAGGGTGATCAGGTCGTAGGCTTCTACCGCTTCCGGCGCGCTACTGGCGCCGTAGCCGCGCATTTCCGGCGCGAATACCCGAAACCCCTGGGCCGCCAATGCGCTGATCTGGTGGCGCCAGGAGTACCAGCATTCCGGGAAGCCGTGCAGCAGCCAGACCGGGCGGCCCGACGCGGGGCCGGCGACGTGAACGCTAAGGTCTATACCGTTGACATTGATCAGTTGCTGCTCGCTCTGCCGCATGGGGTGCTCCGCTAGTGTGTCAGCCCACACTATGGCAAATCCCGCCGTGACTGGCGCGTTCTGTCTGGCTGTCATTCACCAGCGGAAGAGTCCATCATCGCCCGGCTTAATTCATCCATTGATGAAAAATGCTGGCCTTTTGCTTTGTAAGCGCTGGGTTGGACTATGCTGTCTACTTTCCCTCTGCACCGGTCTTCAAACAGGAAGTCAGGACCAGGCGATGAAGAAAGCGCATACATGGATTTCCCTGCAAGGGCTCATCCCGGCCACCATTGTGGTTTGTCTATTGGCAATGCTCGCGGTCACCGCGTTACATGGGTACCGCGGCGCACGCGCTGTGCTGGTCGCGGCGGCGTCTGACTCGGCGCGACAAATCGGCTCGCTGCTGGATGAGCGAGCGGGGAGATTGATCAGTCCGGGCGAGAATGCACTGCGGCTGCTGGAGCATGACCCGCTGGCAAGTGCCGACTCCCTGCGCGAGCGACTCAGTCGCCTACCTGCCTTGGCCGAGCTGCTAAACAACGGCGAGGCTATTAGCGCGGTCTACGCCGGCTATCCCAATGGTGAGTTCTTCCTGGCGCGGCGGGTGCCCGAGGGCGCAACCAGGAAATTGCAGCTACCTAATGCTACACAGTTTCTGGTGCAGTCAATCGAGCGTGATGGTGACCAGATACACGGTCGCTGGCTGTTCTATGATGCCGCGTTACATCAGCTCGGCAGCCGGCCGATGCCACAATACCGCTTTGATCCGCGTACGCGGCCCTGGTATCAGCTGGCGCAGGATACTGATTCGATAGTGCTGACCCAGCCCTATCTGTTTTTTACCACTGGACAGGTCGGTTTGACGATGGCCGTGCGCAGCCCGTGGACCGGAGCCGTGCTGGGCTTGGACGCGGCGGTAGATGACCTGGCTGTGGAAGTGAACGATATGCACCTGACGCCCGGTTCCGAGATGGCCATCGTCAGCGGTCAGCGGGTGGTGGCTTATCCCGATCTGGAACGGTTGATTGTTCGCGAGAGCGATGGCGAGCCGCGCCTGGCGATGATCGACGAATTGCAGGTGCCGGTCTTGAGTGAGCTTGCCGCGTTGGAGCTAGAGCCGTCCAAGGTGCAGTTGCTGTCGCGCGAGGATGGCGACTGGTACGTCATCAGTCTGCCGCTGGCACGCATCGGCGGCGAGCAGGGGCGTGTCCTGATCGCCATGCCGGGTAGGGAAATGCTGTCTGGGGTAGTCGCCATTCTTCGCCATCAGGCAATTTGGGCGCTAGTGCTCATGCTGTTGTTGGTATTGGTTGGCTGGGCAGTGGGTCAGCGTTTGGGTGGGCCTCTCAGGCAGTTGGCCGATCAGGTTGGGTTGCTGGCGAATATGGATTTCAGCCAGAAGGTCGTTGTGCGCTCGCGAATTCGCGAGGTCTCCGAGCTAAGTGCCACGGTCTCGCGCATGGCCGGAGCGATCAATAACTTTCAGGAGATCAGTCTGGCGCTGAGCCGTGAAACCCGCCTGGAACGCATGCTGGATGTGGTGCTGGAGCGACTGATCGACATGGCCAAGGGGCGCGGTGGTGCGGTGTTTTTGTGTGACGAAGAGGCGAGTGAGTTGCGCTTGGCCAGCGGTATCAATGCTGATCATTATCCGCAGGTTCTGCCGTTGGACGAAAGTCTGCTCCACCGGCCCGCGCGTGTGCTTGCGACCAGGCTGGATCGCGAGCACCGCTACCTGACTCTGGCCCTGCGTGATCGTCAGGAGGTTTTGCTTGGGGTGCTGGCGGTGGAAGTGTCGCCCAGTTTGCCGAGCGCGGAGGTCAACGGTCTGCGTCAGTTTCTAGACACCTTGTCCGGGACCCTGGCGGTTGCCATCGAGACGCGTCAGCTGTTCGCTGATCAGCAGTTGTTGCTTGAGGCGATGATCCGCCTGCTGGCCACCGCCATTGATGCCAAGTCGCCCTACACCGGAGGGCATTGTGATCGGGTGCCTCAGCTGGCTGAGATGCTGCTTAACCGCGCGATCGCCGACGATACCGGCGCGCTGGCGGACTTCAGTTTGAGCGACGAGCAGCGCTATGCCTTTCGTATCGCGGCCTGGATGCACGACTGCGGCAAGATCACCAGCCCGGAATATGTGGTCGACAAGGCCACCAAGTTGGAAACCCTCTACAACCGTATTCACGAGGTGCGCACCCGTTTCGAGGTGCTCTGGCGTGACGCCGATGTGCGCTACTGGCAGGGCCTGGCGCAAGGTTTGCCTGCGGACCAGCTGGCCGCCGAGCGGGAGCAGACCCAGACGCGCCTGCAGGCCGAATTTGCCGCCGTCGCCAAGGCCAACGTAGGCGGCGAGTTTATGCAGCAGGCTGATATAGAGCAGTTGCATGAAATCGGTCAGCAAACCTGGTTGCGCCACTTCGACAATCGACTTGGCCTCTCGCATCAAGAGCTGCGTCTACTGGAAGGGGTGCCGAGCCAAGAGTTGCCGGCGGTCGAAGCGCTGCTGGCTGACCGACCCGAGCATAAAGTGCCCTGGGGTGAGCGCAAGCCGCCGGTCACCGCCGATGACCCCGACAACCGTTGGGGGTTTGATATGGCGCTGCCCGAGTACAGCTTCAACTTGGGTGAGCTGCACAACCTGCAGATTCAGCGCGGCACCCTGACGGCCGAGGAACGCTTCAAGATTAATGAGCATATAGTGCAGACCTTGATCATGCTTAGCACCTTGCCATTTCCGCGGCATCTCA contains:
- a CDS encoding alpha/beta fold hydrolase, which produces MRQSEQQLINVNGIDLSVHVAGPASGRPVWLLHGFPECWYSWRHQISALAAQGFRVFAPEMRGYGASSAPEAVEAYDLITLCADIQSAMNHYGHEQVAMIGHDWGAPVAWHLALLEPARVKVVCGMSVPFGGRPRQPAINMMRDAYKGKFHYILYFQTPGLAEAELAADIPRTMRLMMHGLSSQDSGSLVQDKPADADWLSDYQDPGSPPAWCSDEAFEVYVKTFEQSGFRGPVNWYRNFERNWERTEALAGRQIEQPALFLIGDRDPVGTLEAYTIKKMPGVVPKVEQHVIGDCGHWIQAEKPDEVNSHLLPFLERHFPAN
- a CDS encoding SDR family NAD(P)-dependent oxidoreductase yields the protein MSLCDLSNKRILLTQAGDFMGPALRQTLQACGAQVIADQRDFLDPKAPASLIKECGDIDVLLLNLGVPAPSTPADQVEDEEWGLLFRHMVDPLPRFARALLPTMTERGHGKIVLMGSASALRGMKRASSYSAARGAQLAWVQAVGAEVAAKGVQVNAIAQNFVDNPTYFPAEIQANPAFQARLQREVPLGRLVSADEDSHFAAYLCSDAANCFVGQVFPVCGGWSH
- a CDS encoding HD domain-containing phosphohydrolase, with translation MKKAHTWISLQGLIPATIVVCLLAMLAVTALHGYRGARAVLVAAASDSARQIGSLLDERAGRLISPGENALRLLEHDPLASADSLRERLSRLPALAELLNNGEAISAVYAGYPNGEFFLARRVPEGATRKLQLPNATQFLVQSIERDGDQIHGRWLFYDAALHQLGSRPMPQYRFDPRTRPWYQLAQDTDSIVLTQPYLFFTTGQVGLTMAVRSPWTGAVLGLDAAVDDLAVEVNDMHLTPGSEMAIVSGQRVVAYPDLERLIVRESDGEPRLAMIDELQVPVLSELAALELEPSKVQLLSREDGDWYVISLPLARIGGEQGRVLIAMPGREMLSGVVAILRHQAIWALVLMLLLVLVGWAVGQRLGGPLRQLADQVGLLANMDFSQKVVVRSRIREVSELSATVSRMAGAINNFQEISLALSRETRLERMLDVVLERLIDMAKGRGGAVFLCDEEASELRLASGINADHYPQVLPLDESLLHRPARVLATRLDREHRYLTLALRDRQEVLLGVLAVEVSPSLPSAEVNGLRQFLDTLSGTLAVAIETRQLFADQQLLLEAMIRLLATAIDAKSPYTGGHCDRVPQLAEMLLNRAIADDTGALADFSLSDEQRYAFRIAAWMHDCGKITSPEYVVDKATKLETLYNRIHEVRTRFEVLWRDADVRYWQGLAQGLPADQLAAEREQTQTRLQAEFAAVAKANVGGEFMQQADIEQLHEIGQQTWLRHFDNRLGLSHQELRLLEGVPSQELPAVEALLADRPEHKVPWGERKPPVTADDPDNRWGFDMALPEYSFNLGELHNLQIQRGTLTAEERFKINEHIVQTLIMLSTLPFPRHLKGVPDLAATHHEKLDGTGYPRRLGADQLRVEDRVLAIADIFEALTAADRPYKSAKTLSEAVRIMLFMAKDRHIDGDLLALFLRTGVHQQYGQLFLQPEQCDDVDVPACLAQLREWGVLSEEV
- the speA gene encoding arginine decarboxylase; amino-acid sequence: MGSVRRSRKEDASAWTVADSRSVYGIRHWGAGYFNVNEQGHVEVMPRGPEAGSIDLHELVGQLRESGLDLPLLVRFPDILQARVRQLTGAFDRNIEALEYGAGYTALYPIKVNQQEAVVENVIATENVSIGLEAGSKPELMAVLALAPKGGTIVCNGYKDREFIHLALIGQKLGHNVFIVIEKESEVRLVIEEAEKLGVTPQVGLRVRLSSLASSKWADTGGEKSKFGLSAAQLLRVVDTFRAANLQDGVRLLHFHMGSQIANLADYQHGFREAIRYFGELRALGLPVDHIDVGGGLGVDYDGTHSRNASSINYDVNEYAQTVVGMLRDFCDEQGLPHPHIFSESGRAMTAHHAVLVVQVTDVERYNDVMPEIADREELPVVVRNLVRLQDQHDIEMVTETYWRATHYMADVAAQYAEGKLSLSEKALAEQCYYALCNRLHAQLKARQRSHRQVLDELNDKMADKYICNFSVFQSLPDTWAIDQVLPIVPLDRLEEEPLRRAVLQDLTCDSDGKIRHYVDEQSIENTLPVHDLREGEDYLLGIFLVGAYQEILGDMHNLFGDTDSVNVYLRPDGKVVHGGIETHDTIEDMLRYVHFAPDELVTLYRDKVSGARLSPAERTRFVDALRLGLTRSSYLNAE